A window of the Pongo abelii isolate AG06213 chromosome 10, NHGRI_mPonAbe1-v2.0_pri, whole genome shotgun sequence genome harbors these coding sequences:
- the MYL6 gene encoding myosin light polypeptide 6 isoform X1, translating into MCDFTEDQTAEFKEAFQLFDRTGDGKILYSQCGDVMRALGQNPTNAEVLKVLGNPKSDEMNVKVLDFEHFLPMLQTVAKNKDQGTYEDYVEGLRVFDKEGNGTVMGAEIRHVLVTLGEKMTEEEVEMLVAGHEDSNGCINYEELVRMVLNG; encoded by the exons ATG TGTGACTTCACCGAAGACCAGACCGCAG AGTTCAAGGAGGCCTTCCAGCTGTTTGACCGAACAGGTGATGGCAAGATCCTGTACAGCCAGTGTGGGGATGTGATGAGGGCCCTGGGCCAGAACCCTACCAACGCCGAGGTGCTCAAGGTCCTGGGGAACCCCAAGAGTGATG AGATGAATGTGAAGGTGCTGGACTTTGAGCACTTTCTGCCCATGCTGCAGACAGTGGCCAAGAACAAGGACCAGGGCACCTATGAGGATTATGTCGAAGGACTTCGGGTGTTTGACAAGGAAGGAAATGGCACCGTCATGGGTGCTGAAATCCGGCATGTTCTTGTCACACTGG GTGAGAAGATGACAGAGGAAGAAGTAGAGATGCTAGTGGCAGGGCACGAGGACAGCAATGGTTGTATCAACTATGAAG aGCTCGTCCGCATGGTGCTGAATGGCTGA
- the MYL6 gene encoding myosin light polypeptide 6 yields MCDFTEDQTAEFKEAFQLFDRTGDGKILYSQCGDVMRALGQNPTNAEVLKVLGNPKSDEMNVKVLDFEHFLPMLQTVAKNKDQGTYEDYVEGLRVFDKEGNGTVMGAEIRHVLVTLGEKMTEEEVEMLVAGHEDSNGCINYEAFVRHILSG; encoded by the exons ATG TGTGACTTCACCGAAGACCAGACCGCAG AGTTCAAGGAGGCCTTCCAGCTGTTTGACCGAACAGGTGATGGCAAGATCCTGTACAGCCAGTGTGGGGATGTGATGAGGGCCCTGGGCCAGAACCCTACCAACGCCGAGGTGCTCAAGGTCCTGGGGAACCCCAAGAGTGATG AGATGAATGTGAAGGTGCTGGACTTTGAGCACTTTCTGCCCATGCTGCAGACAGTGGCCAAGAACAAGGACCAGGGCACCTATGAGGATTATGTCGAAGGACTTCGGGTGTTTGACAAGGAAGGAAATGGCACCGTCATGGGTGCTGAAATCCGGCATGTTCTTGTCACACTGG GTGAGAAGATGACAGAGGAAGAAGTAGAGATGCTAGTGGCAGGGCACGAGGACAGCAATGGTTGTATCAACTATGAAG CGTTTGTGAGGCATATCCTGTCGGGGTGA